In one Colletotrichum destructivum chromosome 2, complete sequence genomic region, the following are encoded:
- a CDS encoding Putative FAD/NAD(P)-binding domain superfamily — protein MAGTYAKSERVEPGSVNLPPRAYPPSVRSTSVDAGEVAANVIKAFNAALRSKNYKDLAQLFVSDGYWRDHLALSWDFRTLKGRDKIQSFLGQSCRLREVFIDTSTSFRAPHFAPVDAHGKVQCLQFFIKASTDVGPAEGVVRLIESGEKWEIFTFFTALRELKGHEEPLRHRREKGVEHVRQRESKNWKEKREDSINYVDSEPTVVIVGAGQAGLTVAARLKMLNINALVIDKNGRVGDSWRKRYHQLVLHDPVWYDHLPYISFPEHWPVFTPKDKMAEFFEAYANLLELNVWMSTTLTGSSWDEAKQQWSVTLDRQRPDGTRETRTLRPRHVIQATGHSGKMFFPDIKGMDTFRGDRLCHSSEFPGARPDSRGKKAVVVGSCNSGHDIAQDFYENGYDVTMVQRSSTSVVSSSSITDIGLKGLYDEDAPPVDDADLWLWSLPAELFKALQVGMTQLQNANDADLLAGLDRAGFKLDMGPSGGGFFTKYFQRGGGYYIDVGCSQLIIDGAIKIKGGQEIAEVLPGGLRFADGTELEADEVVFATGYQNMRTEARGIFGDALAERVGDVWGWDDEGEFRAMWRGSGHPGFWFMGGNLALCRYFSKMLALQIKAKEEGIDQGQQRSTRGVLGLAGGVPKL, from the exons ATGGCAGGAACCTATGCGAAAAGCGAACGGGTCGAGCCCGGCTCGGTCAACCTCCCGCCCCGCGCGTACCCCCCATCGGTACGCTCAACATCCGTCGATGCGGGGGAGGTCGCGGCGAACGTCATCAAGGCCTTCAACGCCGCGCTGAGATCCAAGAACTACAAAGACCTCGCACAGCTCTTCGTCTCCGACGGCTATTGGAGGGACCATCTGGCCCTCTCGTGGGATTTCCGCACGCTGAAGGGGAGAGACAAGATCCAGAGCTTCCTCGGCCAGTCGTGCCGGCTGAGGGAGGTCTTCATCGACACCTCGACGTCTTTCCGGGCGCCGCACTTcgcccccgtcgacgcccacgGGAAGGTGCAGTGTCTGCAGTTCTTTATCAAGGCCAGCACCGATGTCgggccggccgagggcgtggTGCGGCTGATCGAGTCCGGCGAGAAGTGGGAGATCTTCACCTTCTTCACCGCGCTCCGCGAGTTGAAGGGCCATGAAGAGCCGCTGCGCCATcggagggagaagggggtaGAACATGTGCGTCAGCGGGAGAGCAAGAACTGgaaggagaagcgggagGACAGCATCAACTACGTGGACAGCGAACCTACGGTTGTGATTGTTG GCGCCGGCCAAGCCGGCCTCACAGTCGCTGCACGGCTGAAGATGCTCAACATCAACGCGCTCGTCATCGACAAGAACGGCCGGGTGGGCGATAGTTGGCGCAAGCGGTACCACCAGCTCGTGCTGCACGACCCCGTGTGGTACGACCACCTCCCGTACATCAGCTTCCCGGAGCACTGGCCCGTCTTCACGCCCAAGgacaagatggccgagttcTTCGAGGCCTACGCGAACCTGCTCGAGCTCAACGTCtggatgtcgacgacgctcaCGGGGTCGTCCTGGGACGAGGCGAAGCAACAGTGGTCCGTCACGCTCGACCGGCAGAGGCCCGACGGGACTCGGGAGACGCGGACACTGCGGCCGCGGCACGTCATCCAGGCGACGGGCCACTCGGGCAAGATGTTCTTCCCGGACATCAAGGGCATGGACACGTTCCGGGGAGACCGGCTCTGCCACAGCTCCGAGTTCCCCGGCGCGAGGCCGGACTCGAGGggcaagaaggccgtcgtcgtcgggtcgTGCAACTCGGGCCACGACATCGCGCAGGACTTTTACGAGAACGGGTACGACGTGACCATGGTGCAGcgcagctcgacgtcggTGGTGTCGTCGAGCTCCATCACGGACATTGGGCTCAAGGGCCTctacgacgaggacgcgccgcccgtcgacgacgccgacctctGGCTCTGGAGCCTGCCGGCGGAGCTGTTCAAGGCGCTGCAGGTCGGCATGACGCAGCTGCAgaacgccaacgacgccgatCTCCTCGCGGGCCTCGACAGGGCCGGGTTCAAGCTGGACATGGGccccagcggcggcggcttcttcaCCAAGTACTtccagcgcggcggcgggtacTACATCGACGTCGGCTGCAGCCAGCTCATCATCGACGGGgccatcaagatcaagggcGGGCAGGAGATCGCCGAGGTGCTACCCGGGGGCCTACGATTCGCCGACGGgacggagctcgaggcggacgaggtcgtcttCGCGACGGGGTACCAGAACATGCGGACCGAGGCGCGCGGCATCTTTGGCGACGCCCTGGCGGAGCGGGTCGGTGACGTCTGGGgctgggacgacgagggcgagttCCGGGCCATGTGGCGCGGCTCGGGCCATCCGGGCTTCTGGTTCATGGGCGGCAACCTCGCGCTGTGCCGGTACTTCTCCAAGATGCTCGCGCTGCagatcaaggcgaaggaggagggcatcgaCCAGGGGCAACAACGGTCGACGAGGGGGGTCCTGGGGCTGGCGGGCGGTGTTCCCAAGctgtga